One region of Gigantopelta aegis isolate Gae_Host chromosome 7, Gae_host_genome, whole genome shotgun sequence genomic DNA includes:
- the LOC121377973 gene encoding uncharacterized protein LOC121377973: protein MSNLRGEFPDVHQHFENGMHVVRQSDRLWAGLSSDLIIEQVLMRSMKTSGGLTRGRGMTEQQRLTWLMSMPACGEVNSVMQELTRISYDTGEQNKDMTKARQSRDWKDTLSVLENLKERSPFSDDQTLRNIFTGVHAHSTVNVDKAKTVGKSILDGMDGEIVAEYTFKRKHQVVTLDTKSTVKIDGESVQIDPQLLFQRLTIAAKTSKDLEDVFKYELCTHPPALFDPNLLLRQPQKPVLADAIWAVLTPDDTSITGEIPYVLDGGALIQRIPWTLGATYLDICHV from the coding sequence ATGTCCAACCTTCGAGGTGAATTTCCAGATGTCCACCAACACTTCGAGAACGGCATGCATGTGGTTAGACAGAGTGATCGTCTATGGGCTGGCTTGTCATCAGATCTGATAATAGAGCAAGTGCTAATGAGAAGCATGAAGACCAGTGGGGGCCTTACGAGGGGACGAGGCATGACTGAGCAACAGCGACTGACGTGGCTGATGTCGATGCCGGCTTGTGGTGAAGTGAACAGTGTGATGCAAGAATTGACAAGGATAAGCTACGACACAGGAGAGCAGAACAAGGACATGACAAAAGCGAGACAATCCCGTGATTGGAAGGACACCCTGTCTGTTCTCGAGAATCTCAAGGAAAGGAGCCCTTTCAGTGATGATCAGACCCTCCGCAACATCTTCACAGGAGTACATGCCCACAGCACTGTCAACGTCGACAAGGCAAAGACTGTTGGAAAGTCAATTCTGGATGGTATGGATGGGGAAATTGTTGCAGAGTATACCTTCAAGCGGAAACACCAGGTTGTCACACTAGATACCAAGTCAACGGTTAAGATAGACGGCGAATCAGTGCAGATTGACCCACAGCTCCTTTTCCAGCGACTGACAATAGCTGCAAAGACCTCAAAGGATCTTGAGGATGTCTTCAAATATGAATTGTGTACTCACCCACCAGCCCTCTTTGATCCCAATCTACTTCTTCGACAACCACAGAAGCCAGTTCTTGCCGATGCCATTTGGGCTGTTCTTACCCCAGATGACACAAGTATTACTGGTGAAATTCCATATGTGTTGGATGGTGGAGCACTCATCCAGCGCATCCCATGGACACTAGGGGCCACATACCTGGACATATGCCATGTCTAA